A window of Phragmites australis chromosome 15, lpPhrAust1.1, whole genome shotgun sequence genomic DNA:
aatATTAAAAATCGGCACCgatactatcagtgctggtttttaatACTAACTAGCACTGATGCCATGTCTGGACCCGAAAAATTATTTCAATCGGGTTTTGGGTCATAGCATCCGCCATCTGCGACTCTCTCCATCCTTATCTCTTCGCGTCGCGTCCGACTCTCTCCCGattctctctctcgctcctcCCCTCCacatctccttcttcctcccacCGCCGACCACCTCCCCTCGCCCCTCCCCACCAGCCTCCTCCCCTcgcgactctctctctctctctctctctctctctctctctctctctctctctctctctcgtcagATCTAGGGTGAGTAGCAACCGAACGGGATTGGTGGCCGAGCGGCGGCAGAGTGGCCATcgcggaggaggagcagagcaaGCGTGCGGTgattcttgttcttgattgGGTTCTGTAATCTGTACTCGTGCGATGATATGTCTTAGGCTCAACGATGCAATGGAATGGATGTTGAGGATGATGCTTCGAAGAGATATTTCTATCATCGAATTGGGACTCGAATTGGTTACCGTGGGCTATTTTTGTGGTGGTGGCCTTCGAGCTGCCGCATTTGCAGGTGTGCTCTGTAGTGCCGACGGTAGTGGCGGtgggagcggcatccgagcgGCACGATTCTGAGTCGGCTCAGATGCCGCTCCCGTTGCCaccaattttctctttttttattgtctGAAAATATCAATAGTGTCGGGTGagcaaccgacactgatagttgcCAACTATCAATGTGAGAAACCgattttcaaccggcactgttagacctttttgtagtagtgtctaCTGATCGAATACCTAGTTGAGTATCTTGTCGAGAACATGCTCCAGTCGAGACGTGTTGAGACTTGTCGAATCCTACTTGAGGCTAGTCGAATTTAGTCGGGGCTAGTCGGAGCTAGTCAGAACACAGTTGCTATTGATTATTTACATCCGTTTTTATTCATTTTAtatcaaaaattaaattaaattaaatatgaaaatattattactTCCAACAATATCAACCCATGTGCCTAATCAAGCATACACTACTTTATAAATGTTCCTACAACGTTGGTGTTTGACCAGAAGCTGAACACAGAACTATAAACACCTAGTTTTCCATGCTGTTCTTCAAACTGATTGGCTTCAAAATTTCATATATCCTAATCCGTTCATCCAAATTTGGAGTTCAAGTACTGTCTAGAATGGTAATGAAGTTGTCTACAACTATTTAGAACATCACTTTTTCAGACTCCGCCTCTACGAACCCGTAAATATTGATTAGATCAGTATTGCGCACAGACTAAAAATGTTGCAACCAGGACATTGAGCGCAGCATGCCTTCTACCAGATTAGAAATTGAGCACAGATTAAAAAACTCGCAAGCAGCATGGATGAGAttgtgaggagagagaggaaagatTGGGGAGACCGGCAAACTTACTGATTCTGGTGAGGGAGGACGCGACATTGGGTGCAGAGGAGGTGCTTGTGGCAGCATCGGGCGACGCTGCGCCCTCACTGTCCATAAGTCCTCCTCTCTCCATCGCCGATTTGTCAGGCACTTGGGTCTCGCCGTCTCTGGCCATCGAGCTGACGGCCAGCTACTCGGGCACTCGTGGCTCGCCAATTAGGTCTTCGGCGGAGGGGCGCCAGCGTGCCACTAGCTTCTCCTGCTCTGATGGACGGAACACAACTAGGCAAGGGCAAGGGTACCTTGCTGGTGCTGGGCGCTGGCCTGCTCGGGCGGGCTGACTCGGGCGAACAGCGCATGGAAGTTGACGTCTAGCGAGCGCGAACCGACCGGGCCTAGacttgtggctttgtgggcacTAGGCAAGATACCCTTGGTACCTCCTAGAGACCTAGGGTGGATGCTCCTACTTGCCCCTAGGGTGGGTCCACTCCTGCACCTAGGGAAAAAAATTTAGCCAAAAACTGGTGATAAACTCAGTTTATCAGATCTATCGTCCACTCGGATAGAAAAAAATTTACCATGTTTACtgaattttatttgaatatttttttagatttgtttgaattttatctAGTATATCTTATATATCCGGTAAATCATATTTATATCAGTAAAAAAACTGAACACACCGTGAGATGGAACTCGCAAATGTTCAGTTCAGAGTTGGAGGCGCTCGATCGGCACTCGAGAGGATATCTATATCAGTGTTTCCTCAACCAAGCCAAGGTATGGACGGCGATCTACTGTACGGAACCGCATGGCCAGCATTCAAGTGGAAATCTGTAGCGTTTCCCCGGCTTCGGCCACATATGGCTGGCATCGGTGCATGCGAAGATGaaggctcgattccttctcGCAGGAGGGCGCTGGGAACCAATCCGAGAGGTTTATTACTTGGACCAGATCGTGGTTGAACTGGTACCCAAATGGGGTATGGTAGCGTATAGGTCTATCAGATTGGAGTTCGATAAAAGACCAAGCTGAGCTCGAGCGAGCATACATGGTGGTGGAGCTTGGGACGGGATCGAGCTTAGCTCAAGTCAAGTTTGAGTTTAGCTCGCTTAAGCTCGATAATAGGAGGGACTTTAAATAGGTCTTATTATTTTAGTTGATTGTTATAATATGATTATCTAGATAGGTCTAAGGATAACCCTTCTTTCTCATCTTTGGAACATCTCTTTGGATCATGAAGATATATAAGAAAAGTTAAGTCCGTATAGTCTGGGTAAGTGACAAACCCAATTAAAAATCATAATACTTATTAACTCGAGTCTTGATCTAATCTCGAGTTTGACTAGTTTTGACATCGAGCCTATAACAAGTCGAACTCAAATAGTTTGCGAGTTTTTTTTACACCCAATGATACTACATTGGGACAGATAAAAGGCGACATGTACAGGTATTCAGCAACCAAATGCCGTACGATGTCTAAACCTATATAGCACCTGTATTAGTTCGTAACCTGCAATGAACATTTTGATTAGGTGTGATTAGGGACCAGTTTTGGCATTAGTGTTGGAGGTATTCATATAATTGATTGTTGGCCGAGACAAATCTGGTTGTGGGTCGTGTTGGTTAGACCTGCCCATCTGTTTGTTGCTCATGCGTGTTAGCGCTTATtcctttctgttttttttttcattccatTTTGAAAGAGTATCGCCTCTTCAATTCTTAATGAGTTGGATGCACTAACAGGTTCACCAGAAATCCTTAAACCAGTAAGGAAAGACCCTTTCCCGAGACATACATTTTGCATATGTGTTGAAGATCTATCGCGACGTACGACGCCTTTGTAGTTTGTTCGGTTCCTCACAGGTCTACACATGCCGCCAGGATCTATCGCGACGTCTCAACTGGTAGCTGTATGCTCCTCTGCCGATTAATCAACAGTTGCTGACAGACAGCTAGCCTACTGATTGAATAATTCACACGCTTTCATCAGCGAAAACCTAGTTAAATAATTAAACATGTGATTAAGAACATGCTTGGTTCATGCTGAATGGTATCACGACTAACTTTAGTAAAGTGTGGCTTGCCGTCTCAAAAAGTATAACGAACAAATTCTTAGCTATAGGTGTCAAAGTTggttaaaaaactaaatatataacGTGTGGATTGAAAACTAATAAAACGTAGCGGATCATAATTTTAACAGTCTATCAAACAAttgtttaaaaatttaaaacctAACTAATCTCAAACGTCGGTTTCTCAGCGCTGAACTGTGCAACACGTTGCTAGTGCAACCTAGGCGTCCACTTGAGCTTATGAAACCGACGGACGGCACACAGTCTCCTGGACGGCTGGACGCACATCGACCGCCCTGTGAAGTAAAGAGGTCCCGAGCCTATCTGAAAAGGGCCGCGAAAAGGATCTGGCTGCAGAAAGAGGACGCACGCCTTCGTTTTCGCATGGATCACCTTTCGCCCTCCGATTGATTCTGCGCTGTGTCTGCGATTGGAGCTGAATCGATCCATTACGTGCTAGTATGTGATTCGTGATCATTCACATCCCATGAGGCCATGTTGGGGGCGAAAAGGAGGTTCATGACAGTGTGTCGAGCACTTGCTCATCAGGTTCAGTGATGAGCCCCTATAATTGCCTCCTTGAAAGATTAAGCGCACTGAGTTGGACTAATGGTGTTCATCTTGTGTGCGTGTCTGCTCCCGACGGCTAGGTTTTAAACGTGTTCAATTTGTTTCGCCGCCCCCCGCCCCCGGGTATCATTGGACTAATGGTGCTATCTAGCCCTGCTTATGGTtgagcagttttttttttttttttgcgatgtATAATCACTGCTCATTGTATGTGTATTTAACAACTGAATCCTGCAATTATAGACGTTGAGCTGGTGAGCTGCAAAAATAATTAGAGGTGCATATGTCATAGCACTTAGATAAATATCAAAATGAAGAGTTGACGATctgataaaatttaaaagtaTGGCCAAGCATGTGAAGTTTTAAGAAGAAAGTGCAAGTGGCTTTGTTCAATCTTTCCAAGATAAATTGCATAGAACTAGGTCAAACTTCAGGCACATGGGAGCTGGAGCCATGACCCAAATTTTGCTTACATTTGGTGGATTCAATTATCTCACCAGTTCAAAAGGACAACCTGAGATGGAATGTATGTTGGTGTCTTCTGGACAAAACAGCCTTTTATTCCTGAAGGAAACCATGGATTTTCCATCGTTCTTGTCATATGAAAGCACAAAAGGCCCTTCGGTTCCCACCAATTCAGGCAGAGCCACATGGAATGGTTTGGAGTCATACTAGGAGATAAAAAGTGTTCTCACCACTTCAAAAATTTCATATACTTGATGCCATGACAATCTAGAGGCTTATTTTCTTGTTGATATCCCCTAACCAGCATTTTTTCAATCATCAAAAGTTTTTAGTATCTAAGCTTGCTTACATAGCATTTTTTCCTTGCTCCCTTTCTTATTATCGTTTTACTGTAGCTTGTTGAATCTGACTCCTTTCCTTGTAGTGGATTGCGATATTTCTATATTCAGAAGCAAAATATGTGGTGAAAACATATCAAGATGTATTAGAGTTCTGAGTGGAACTGGACACCCTTGGAACTAGAATCAGATTGAGAACAGAATACATGGCTCCTTACTGCCTTCCATGCAATCTGCAATGGGTCAGTGTTGTGTATAGATGAGAAAATGATGTGCTAGTAGATTAACCTAGCAGCCACTTGTAGATTAATAATAGGACACATGGCTTTGTCAGCTACATTTACAATCATTTGTCTCTccttttgtttctccttttgttctcttttgttctcttttgcTGCTTTCTAATCCttgtcatttttctttttaatttcttttttcttttgggttTGGTAATTGAGGTCGGCTTCCACATCCTCTGCCAAGTGCCGAGAGACATCATCCAGATTCATTGTTTCGTTACTGCTCCTGCTCCTACATGTGTTTTCTTTAACACTTTTTAGAATGCaataaactatataaaaaagaCAGTGATGCTATTAAGGATACCCAAGAAAATCGCATAAATAATTCAGATAACGTTCTTTGTTGGTCAAGGTTGAGTGCAAGCCATGTCACGGCATACTAGCTCAATCTATTGAGTTGATATGTTAGACCAGACTAACAAATGGGCATGCACTAGTGTAGTCTTTCTTTTGCCTCTCATATCCATATCTTGTCAGATGTTTCTCAAATAAAAAGTTGAGGAATATGAGtggaaatcaaatcaaataataatttttaggtGTGTTTGCAAAGAAAAAGTAAGACCAAGGGCAATTTAGTCATTTTCACCAGCAACTAACAAATGGTACAACCCCCAGCTCGATATAATAAGGAGCAACTCTAGCCATTACGCCCGCTACAGAGCTCCCCGTGATGCAGATTAGCTAAGCCTTTCCGTTCGACGGCAAAGCTAGCAAATCCAAGAGCACGTCGGCATGAAGCTGTTCGCCTTCGTCAGGCGCGCGCGCCGGTCGCCtgcaccggcaccggcaccggcggcgccggaggacgcCACCGCTGCGCCCGCGGAGAAGCAAAAGCGGCGGAGGCCGTCGGGGTCAACGGCGTGGAAGCCGACGCTGGTCGCCATCTCCGAGGACGCCGCGATGACCGCCGCGGCCGCAGCCGCAGCGAAGGCGCAGCCGGCGAAGCCGGAGGCGTCTGCCGCCAAGGCCAAGGCCAAGGCGAGGCCGCCGCCTCGCGCGGCCCGGGCGGCGAGCTACGACGACTTCCGGTGAGTCCTTGGCGCTCCAGCGCGTGCGCGTTGTGCGGGGGTACGTGTGCACGCGAGTAGCAAGCCTGCGAGGGACGAAGTAGATCGGCGCCGTTGGATTTCGGCGGCTTGGGGAGGGCGGGGGCTTAGATCGCGACACGCGTCCGTTGACCCTGGGCGGCTCCTCCAAGTGGGGCCTACGGAGAGATTTGTGGACCCCACGGCTGGTTCTTTGCACGAGTGGCCCTGTGTGTCAGCGACGGTACGTAAGAGGAACCGCTTCTGGTCCAAAGAATGGCTAGGTTGGTCACCTTGCGCCACCTAATAATTAGTTGGATGCTTCGAAAGTCCACTTAAGATTGGCTCACATGAGCAACTGTCTTTAGTGAAAGCTACTTTTTGGCAGCTCATGCAGCCAATTTTACCTTGCAAATTTCATGCGCTTTATACATGTTATTCTCGTAGAATTTTGACATATTTAGACCTGTTTGGAACGTATGTCTACCTCTACGAGAATAAGACTACCATGTGAAATTTGCACGATCCAAACGACACCTTTGAAATCCAATGGTGCAGATCCATTCGAGTCAAAATTTGGTTTGGACCATCCATTTTAACTAGATCGGATGACTCTCGCCGTGAAAAAATGACACTGAAACTTGTCAGTCCTTTTGCATGAATAGCTTGCCGCACctaaaaaaatctctaaaataCTGCAACTGAATGGACAACTGTGTTCTTCCTATGGATCAGCCTAGTCTTTAACTTGGTAACTTGGATGGTTAGTGAAAGTGATAACGAGATATATGTAGTAACTTCATTaatatttaagttttttttatctccattCTTCGGTAAACAATATGTAAATATGTACCTGTGATATATAAtagtataaatacatatatatgtccACAAGATATCCCaatatttcttaaaaaatctaGCTGCACAGCCCTCCCAGCGCACCCAGTCACATCAACAAGGCTGTGCGTGACTGAATGAAGACGTGACCCTGATGCCTACTACTACCTGTCCCACAAAATCATCGGTTATCTGAAAAAGATATGCATATGCAGTACAAATTGCAAGCACATCAGCATGCATCACGTGTTCAAACTTCGAAAGTTTGAACTTGCTCTGTGAACCCAGCCTTTGTTATCTGTAGATGACGTAGATTAAAGAAGACAAATCCAACAATGCTTCATTTCACTGTCTAGTATACTGAGTTTTCATTGTTGACGCTAACCCAGGTGCATCTCTCTCTACCAGCAGGCACTATGGACAGCCCACGGTGTTGCCGGCGTTCACGCCGACGGCGTTCCTGTTCTGAGCTCCGATGAGCTGCAGACCGCGCGCGACGGTGGCGCAGAACCGGCGGTAGTGTAGCTGATGCTTGTGCGGTGTGGTTTCGACGACGGCTACGCTTTGTGCTCCCAACCCCTGATGATGTGATCCCTAGCAGTGCTTCTAATGTGCATACAACTCTGCTGTTTCGGATTCTCCCCCATTTGGGTTGTGCCTTTCGGTTTCCCTCGCCTTTTTGCGATTCTTTTCGATGTGATCTCGCGAGAAGTTGTGAACACATCATCGATCCAGAATTTTCAACCTTACTCGACAGATTCAGACCATCCAAGTGATCCGGGAAACACAAAAGAGAAACGAAAATGAAGCAAACTATCAAAGCCCTGGTTGGGACTCTTGAATTTCAAGCCAAAATTTAATAATTCCATCAGGAATCCTATGAAGCTCCAGTGATCCAAATGGGGATTAAATAAATCAGACAATTAAGATTGGCAAACTATTTATCCTTTAATCATAACATAATTATACTACAGTTCCATGTTCCAATGTTAGGTTTTGAAAACCAACACAGTGCAATCACAATTTTGCGCCATGTGAAGAGAGGGCACAAAAATTGCAATTCAATACATAGGATGCGTAGCACCGAAACTGGCAACATCATAAAACTAAGCATGCCAGAAGTACATACGGCGCATCCAACCAGCAGCACGCAGATAGCAATTATTCCCCAGCACTAAATCACGGATAGCAGGCTGAAGAACATAAGCAGAAATAGTTCACAAATTCTCATCTCTTGTTACCAAGAGAGGAAATCAACCTTGAGTTATAGATCATTGACCAGCAACTTATGGGAGGAACCATTTTGTTTGCTAAATGAGATTAGCACCCCTCGCATGCCACTATTCACCATTCGAAAGGGCAACAATCCGGTTTTCCCACGCAGGAACAGTGAACATGAAGATAAAGCAGTGCGCTTCTGTGAGGCCATAATATTTGAACAGTGTCATCATGGCGCATAGAATATGCATGCCGAAAGATCAGTAGCCATTAATCTTTCGCTGCGAAGGGCTAGAGCGTACTGCCCTGTTGTCAGTGAGCCTTGAAAAGCCAGCCTGATCCCTAGCTCCTGGACTCGGAGGAACTTTTGGACTAGGAATTGGACTAGGAACACTGGTCAACCGGCTCTGTGGCACGGTATCAGACATGGACTTTGAAAAGGCTTGGGCAAGCTCCAATGCAGTTGCTGCTTTCCCAAAACGAGGTGCAGTAACCTCAGGCTTTGGTGGCTCCACCGGCTTACGCCAGGTTTCAGGCTCTGGGCGTGGTTGCTCAAGCGGCTTCTCCACATCTCTAGCAACCCTCCTGCTGTCCTCCCGTCGTGTAGGCCTATATGCATCAGCTCTGTCTGTATCCCGCTTGTAATCTTTCCTATCTGCATTCCTAGGGCCTCTATGACCAGCTGGAAAACCCTCAGCTCCTTCACCGGAAGGGTTAATGGACAAAGCTTCAACATTCTGCTCAACCTTTGCAAATTCACTTTTAGACCTACAAAATGACAGAGAGACTATCAATACATATAACACAAGTTCAACTTATGCTTTTCTCCAGTAATCTCTGCAGGGAAAAAAAGAACTCAAAGCAAAACAAAGACTTCATAACAAATTACTGCATAACAAGAAAATCATACAATGTTGCAGAGCAAACACTACAGTTTTCCTCATCAGTCTCATTCCTTGATTTATCTACTGCAACCCAGTGAATCTTTATGACACGAATACTGATATGttttttacaataaaaaaagTAAACTTTGTACAGCCATAATGTACGGCAACCCACACTACTCAACTATCAATTCTGTCAATCAATCACCTGTAAGAGATAAATAAACTATCCTATATTGTCCCTACAGAGATTAACTCATTTCTTCAGGTTTCATTCATACAACAAACAACAAAATCTAAATACAAACACCCTCTGATACCAACTATTTATTTGCCTACAAGCAATAAATCAGAATTTGTAACAACAATAATAGCAAGGGAGGTTGAAAAACCAAGGCCAGACATCCAAGATCAAATGGCACAAAACGTGCATGCAAAATTACATAACCAAAACTTAACTACAATAAAGCTGTTAATGTCAACTAAAAGCATCACATCAACATATCTCACATTAACTACCTGCCAGCTGGCGAAGTCTTCTCAAGATCACTTGCCAAAACATCAACTCCACGTTCT
This region includes:
- the LOC133892339 gene encoding histone H1.1-like isoform X2, with translation MKLFAFVRRARRSPAPAPAPAAPEDATAAPAEKQKRRRPSGSTAWKPTLVAISEDAAMTAAAAAAAKAQPAKPEASAAKAKAKARPPPRAARAASYDDFRHYGQPTVLPAFTPTAFLF
- the LOC133892339 gene encoding histone H1.1-like isoform X1; translation: MKLFAFVRRARRSPAPAPAPAAPEDATAAPAEKQKRRRPSGSTAWKPTLVAISEDAAMTAAAAAAAKAQPAKPEASAAKAKAKARPPPRAARAASYDDFRRHYGQPTVLPAFTPTAFLF